The stretch of DNA TCAGCCTCCGCAGCCGTGGGCTGCACGAGGCGGAGAGCAGGTCGCcgaggacgtcggcgtcgtcggcggcgagcctCGCGTTGTGGAGCTGGAAGTCGGCGAGCGCGCGGTAGgcgccgggggcggcggccggaagCGTCAGCGCCAAGCGCCCTAGGTGAAGCCTCACCGTCTCCAGTCTCGCCGAGAGAGGCAGCCTGGCAGGATcacccgccaccgccaccacgtcTTGCGGCCGCCCCGACGTGGGCAGGTCGACGGCGAGGCTCCTCGCCACGTGGAGCTCCGCGAAGCGCAgccacgcggcggcgcgcgagtGCGACGAcaggacgccggcggcggggccgggATGCCGGTAGAGCTGCCACGACCGGGGCGGCGGGACGTACACGAAGGAGATCTCCaggacgtcgacggcggcgccctcgCAGGCGCGACGTGAGAGGGTGGCgtcgatggcggcgacgagccgcCGGGCGTCGCCGCGCACCTCGACACCGTCCCCGATGTCGAAGCGGAGGCGGGGCGCGATGCTCCAGAGGTGGCGCCACCTACGCGACAGCACGGACGTGCGCGCGGCGTCCCTCGCCGACGGCAAGAAGCGGAGGATGTGCAGAAGCACGTCGTCGCAGAGCTCGCTGATCCGATCGAcagcagccggcggcgacatCTCGTCGGAATTCACCGATACGATTAGTGGTGGACACGTACGTAGGGCAGGCAATTAAATAGGGTGATGCAGTAATATTTCCGAGTTGGCAATCTGGCACGAATACGTGTGTGTTTCTATGACCTGATCAGGTTGTGAGTTCGATTTGTTAAAGGATTAAATAGTAGCAATGTGTGACGTGACCAAGAGTTCTTAATTGGTACCGTTCGGATTAAGAAGAGGTTAGTCGTCTAAACCCACTAATAATTTGCTTTCGGACGAAGAAGAAATCTGTTATGCTCCTAATCTATTTCTATTATTAATATGCCTCGCACTCAACAACAATAGACGTCAGATTTTTTGCTATGCTTATTGTCAAATATGTGGCCTTCGGATATGCTTTAAGATTTAAGATTAGTGCTGGATTTTGTTGTAGCCTTGTAGGCTCTGCAACATAGGTATCTATCCATTACTGgacttgttaaaaaaattcatataatatgtaattaaatgaattttattaaaaatttataacaattttatttatgtaattattataaagataaattgtAATTGGACTGTTAGCTCCACTATTAGTTgaaataattcatataatatgtaattacataaattttattagaaaattatcacaattttatttatgtaattattataaagGTGAGTTGTAATTGGATATGTTAATTAGCCTATTATTAACTTCTAATTGGATTTATTAGCCcactatgtttaatgttttgactatcaatttaaaaatgaGTGATTTTGCTTGAGATTCTCTGTCATATTCTGTGTAAGCAGActcaaaaaaacaataaaaataaaatcacaagAACGTTAAGATTccgtttctatattttttataggatGCGAAATTTCGTCTAATAGATGtgaaattcatatctaattttGATTTCAGTCCCAACCCAAGACAAGCTTAAGTCTGATCAACTCGGTTCAACCTCTAGAATTTTTCGAAAAATGAAATCTATCTAATGGCACTATTATTTAttcatagatatattttttgatgctATTTAGCTGGGATTCATGCTGTTAGATGTAGTTCGCCATGATTAGTACGTGGAAGATGATCTAGAATGGTTTCTTGCTGACCAAGGACCAAGCCAAGCCACTCTTTTGATCATATATTGCttccaaatttataaataagttcCATGTTCATATGAAAGTCCTACACGACGCTGTTGACTTAGGACAAAAACATGCATGCTCTTGCATGAAGTAGCATCCGTTGTGAGACTAactgaaagagaaaaaaaatggaactaAACAATGCTGAAACAAACTCACCAGAGAGAAAGtaggaaaaaacaattaacaaaCCTAACTGAACCCGAGATGGATATGGAGCGTTTAAATAGGATACTTTCCGCGTTATTGATGGTTAGATGATcgatattttcaaaaaaaaataaatttagccaTATTCATATTAGTTAAAGAGAAACTCCAAAagtttgggattttttttgtttcccaAATCTGGTAGTTTGGCAACTCCCCAAATATTatggcaaagaaaaaaaataattcaaatagtttGCCATATATCCGTGTAACTAGATGTGCACAGATCATAAGCGCTCATATATCAGCACTGAGGAGAGGATTATGCGAACTTGATAAAGATGTATGAGGGATGGCAAACctttgaagattttttttcttaaattgccaaaaaaaatcaaggaagGAAATGAGGGATGACAAACCATTGGAGTTGCTCATATTTCTTTTACCGGAAATAGCCCGTGCGTTGGTATGGGTAAAAATAATTGCAATGGTACATAAGTACTAAAGGAAagatcaatttttatattagtagaTGTAgcaaaaaatacatgtaaatTGCACcggtcaagttaattttaattgtacaaattaaaataaattataaaataagttttgaaaataaattacgcaTCAGgtcaaaatagtaaattatggtcaatatataattaatttgagaAGTATTCGTTACCAAAAAGCTTATATTTGAGAATATTAAATTGTGTTTaacatcattaaaaataaataagatatgtATATTTGGCTATTACCAAAAAGCTTATATTTGAGAATATTAAATTGTGTTTaacatcattaaaaataaataagatatgtATATTTGGCTATAACGAAAGACGGAGGCACACTAAACCCTACTAAGAATTTTCAACCAAGTTCTCTGGTTCtacaccatttgttttttatttaataaaaataattttttatttgaaaatattaatttttatttttttcacagatctccttattttgcttttttagaaaaagaggCAAAATTAATATAGTGGCATAAACCGGGGATTGAACCCCGGACCTCTGTTTATTGTGGAGAGACTTAACACTGGACCGTCAACTCGTTTCATTATCAAACTGGGCGCGAGCTTCATACTTATTGTGGCGGCGCAGCGGACGGAAAACGGACCAAATTCGTGGCagaatagttattttttttaccagcaCGGTGCCCCCGTGCTTCACCACaggattaaaaagaataattccatacaaaattatattaaagcatatatatgcttCATGTGTACATAATTTAATATACAGTCAAGtctgataaaaatatgtattttaataaataatagcgTTAATATTTTAGCTCgtgtttaactattcattttattaaaaatttacataactattgtttattttgtactccctccatatttgtatgtatgacaccgttgactctTAGaatcatgtttgaccattcgtcttatttaaaatttatatccaaatatgcaaaattataatgcataattaaagtttctatcataataaatcatattataacaaaataattatataatttttttgaataagacaaatggtcaaacgttgacctcaaagtcaacggcgtcatataaaaaaatatggagggagtaccaaataaattttaattataacttatatttcgcatatttataaaaaaattataattaattagattcgtGTCAAAAAGTCACAATGAGAATTGTCATACAACTAATCTGAACTACTCACTTTGTTTCGCAATCAAAAAAGGCTAGATtaatatggatactaataaatctacaaatataaaaattatatatatatataaaagaaaaatgctcGTGCGTTGCACGGGTCAAGCTAATTttaattatccaaatttaaataaattttgaaaataaattatgtgtttAGCTAGAAATAGTAAATAATGGTTAATGTATAATTGATTTGAGAGGCGTACGCTAAACCCCGTTATGTCATTTTCAACCAATTTCTCTAAGCCCTAgtccctttatttttttttatctaatgtaataaaattaaatctaaacattGTGTGTagagaaaaacacaaataaatttgagattggctagaaaaataaataaataagttttgGAATGTGtacaaaacacacaaaaaatgagaatgtgtagaaaagataaaaagtttCTACACAAATCATTTTATGTAGAGAATACacacgcaaaaaaaattgagattgggtaaaaaaaagaaaaggtaaaaaaataaaaagaacgaGAATGggtaaagaaataaaaattctgCCTGGAGATATTTTGTTTAGGTCCTAGCATAATTTAGTGTATTAGGGTATGAAAGGTTGATATGTATTCGTGGTTAAGAAAGCATACCTGTAGTCTGTAGTCTGTTTGGCTCCACCCACGCAAGTTCGAACCAGCTGTGTCGATCTGTTTTTCCCCATTTGCGTCAACCAACCGCGCGGTAGACTCCGGCACTCGGCCTGGTGCGCGTGATAGCTCGGGCCAACGCAAACCTGGCCCGCTTAGGAAAAACGCGGCCCATTTATCCGACAGACTCCGCCTGGCGCGCGAACCTGGCCCGCTTAGGCAAAGGGCGGCCCATCTATCCGACGGACTCAGCATGGCGCGCGCcaggttgctgctgctgacgtcagtgtAGACGTATGACAATTTTTGGTAAATCGTTACCTgaagaaataaaatctttattgTCGAAATACTTTTTCCTCGTTAACTTTgtacaacaatcaaaataatctatcttaaaatcacaataataataataataatttattattagaattaataataacaaattttaggttttataaaattttcaacaacaaaataagtaaataaaacaaCTTGCTTCGAACTGGCGCAAAAGACGACCATGCAGTGGCACCGAAAAAATAGGTATAGATAACTGTAGAGATAGAGTTGCCTAATCAGATCAGaacctgcatatatatatatatatatatatatatatatatatatatatatatatatatatatatatatatatatatatatatatatatatatatatatatatattacaagttCGAACtgaaaatccaaattaaaCACGCCAAATCGAATTACCAGATCAAAGATCGAAACGATGGCgacttcgccggcggcggcggcggtcgtcgACATGATCAACGGCCTCACCGACGACGTGCTGCTGCTAATCCTCGGCTTCCTGCCGACGGCCAGGGACGTGGCGCGGACGTCCGCGCTGTCGAGGCGGTGGCGCCACCTCCCGGGCCTCGCCCCCGCGCTCCGTTTCGCCGTCTGTCCGAGCGTGATCTGCCCGTACGACATGATCAGTGCCATgggcgccgccatcgccgacgcccgccgcctcgcctcagCCGTGGACAGCGTCCTCTCGCGGCGCGACCGCTGCGACGAGCCCGACGTGAAGGACCTGGAGATCTCCTTTGTCTaccgcgccgtcggcggcggcggcggcggggccgacGCCTTCCGGTACGACGGCGACTCCTTCCGCGGGTTCTGGATCTTGTACAAATGCAAGGGGGATGCGGTCACGCAGGCGCGGGTCGACGCGTGGCTCGGCTTCGCCGGGCGCCGCGTCACGGGGACGTTCGCGCTCGAGCTGACGCCCATGGCCGTCGCGAGTCGTCTCCGCGTCGAGATTCCTCGCTCGGAGAGGCTCGAGGCGATCCGCCTCGTGCTCGCCGGCCAGGTCCTCAGGCtcccggacgccgccgccgacggcgccttCAGCTCTCTCACGGACGTCCTGCTCGGCCACGCCCATCTCCTCCACCACAAGGGCGAtgacctccgcctcggccagctcctctcctcctcctgctgccctCACCTGCGGAGGCTGCAGCTCATGGACCTCGCCGGCCTGGTCTACCTGcgcctcgacgccgccggcacgcTCGAGGAGCTCCGGCTCATCAACCTCGGCCTGAACTGGATGCAGGTCGACGCGCCCGGCCTCCGGAAGCTCGCCGTCGTGAACACCCGCCTCCacctggcgacggcggcgacggtctCCGCGCCGAGGCTGCAGGAGGTGACGTACGAGTACGAcgaccaccgccgcggcggcgttcgcCACCAGATGGTGCTCGACGGCAACGGCGCCGCGAGGCTGCGCGTCTTGTCCCATGGCGTCCCCGGCACCGACAAcaaccgcgccgccgcgtggtTCCTTCGGCatttcgccggcgccgcggatCGCCTCGACGTGGGATTGGAGATGGATTTCGACAAGGTAACCAACCAACTAACAAACTCGTCCAAATCTTGCAAAAACTTTGAACTCAACTGAATTTAATTTCGTTCTCAAACTCAACTGAATTTGCAGGGCAAACTGGATGACATACCAAATCTTGCACACATAATCGACTTGAGAATAAGAGTGTCCATCTCCCCGGACACCACAGGTACACATTCCATTGGAGCAAGCGTGTCCAAGCTGATTGCAAAGTGCAGCAGAATTGAACACCTCGCCATTGACATCGACGAGAAGGTGAGATCGATCAACATGATGATTAACCATCTCGCAAATTCTTCTACACAACTTCGTTTCAATGTATACAATTCATGCATTAGCTCCTGAAACAAAGTACTccctcttatttaaaaaaaaatgacaccgttgatttttagatatatattcgatcactcgtcttattcaagtcatatcgtcttattcaaatcatagttaaagttactttaataataaattaatcaaatcataacaaaataatcaataattgtataatttttttaataaaacatgtGGTCAAACATTGATGCAAAAGTCAACAATGTAGGATCGTAAAAGGTCTTTCTCATCATAAAAACTAGACATTGAGGTGAGAGGCTCCATCACTTATATGTTAGGCCCTTTGTCATCCGCAACCAATATAGTACTATTCAATAATCTTCTCCTTCACATACGTTGGTGTCCTTTAGCTCTTCACCATCCCTTGCTTGTATACGAGCCCCACATGCACACGGTCCATCAAGTATACGGGTCCTGCAGGTACACCACGGTCCATCAGGTCTTCACATATTGTGTCTATCGGGTCAGAAATGTTAAACTAGTCAGGCTCTGATACAacttgtaggatcgtaaaAGGTCTTTTCCATCCCAAAAGCTAATCGTTAAGATAAGAGCCTCCTCCGCTTATATCTTAGATCTTTTGCCCTTTCATAATCAATGTGAGAATATTCAACGGAGCAGTACAATGTTTGatggcaaaaattttaaacattattTCCTCATGCATTTGTGCTAAAAGCTATTGATATATGCTATCTTGTAGGCTGGCGATTGTATACTTTTGGGCTGCAAATGTGGCCACAACACGGGGTGGCAGAACGAGGTGATTTCACTGGAGCGCCTCCGGACCGCGGAGATCCATGACTTCGCGGCATTCGACGACCAGATCGAACTCGTGTGCGCTCTGATttcgagctcgccggcgct from Oryza brachyantha chromosome 12, ObraRS2, whole genome shotgun sequence encodes:
- the LOC102717032 gene encoding uncharacterized protein LOC102717032; its protein translation is MATSPAAAAVVDMINGLTDDVLLLILGFLPTARDVARTSALSRRWRHLPGLAPALRFAVCPSVICPYDMISAMGAAIADARRLASAVDSVLSRRDRCDEPDVKDLEISFVYRAVGGGGGGADAFRYDGDSFRGFWILYKCKGDAVTQARVDAWLGFAGRRVTGTFALELTPMAVASRLRVEIPRSERLEAIRLVLAGQVLRLPDAAADGAFSSLTDVLLGHAHLLHHKGDDLRLGQLLSSSCCPHLRRLQLMDLAGLVYLRLDAAGTLEELRLINLGLNWMQVDAPGLRKLAVVNTRLHLATAATVSAPRLQEVTYEYDDHRRGGVRHQMVLDGNGAARLRVLSHGVPGTDNNRAAAWFLRHFAGAADRLDVGLEMDFDKGKLDDIPNLAHIIDLRIRVSISPDTTGTHSIGASVSKLIAKCSRIEHLAIDIDEKAGDCILLGCKCGHNTGWQNEVISLERLRTAEIHDFAAFDDQIELVCALISSSPALEKMTVALPLPYVEERERQDGERVFLSVPYCGGRWTPCARNRRARGFGSFTQYEWTPLRL